A DNA window from Calliphora vicina chromosome 1, idCalVici1.1, whole genome shotgun sequence contains the following coding sequences:
- the LOC135950227 gene encoding uncharacterized protein LOC135950227, whose amino-acid sequence MGRNENHSQRVNLHISGPNKIKYTLPVRTVKQLSLPSQSINYKNLCNQYPHLKGLPINDFTNAEPSVLLGINNLKFCIPTRVKEGKNNEPIAIRTRLGWLLCGNSNIDQTKQIEYNFHTCECDCQNENKLNYLIKQFYSLEMAGITNTTSMIGKDDQKAIDLLEKHTKQISNGHYETALLWRYNNVKLPQSFDMAKKRLLCLEKSLKNNRELFDIFKKTITEYLNKGYITKVKQNYNDEKIDQNVWYLPIFPVFNKNKPNKTRIVWDAAAKSNGVSLNNFLLKGPDMLASLPSILFRFRQRKVAVCGDIEQMFHQIFIRKEDRNVQRFLWRSCDENKEPDVYIMNVLIFGASCAPCISQYVKNLNASKFENKYPEAAAAIKDNHYVDDFLASTDSIEEASKLAKDVRYIHSQAGFNIRNWCSNSNIVLQDLNSKKSTNNICLNISDGLDTEKVLGVFWVPVDDMITFKLSLSILNSDIFLGKKQPTKREVLRILMSIYDPLGLIGNVLMYLKIVLQEVWRSGVEWDEPILEEQHIKWKNWITFLPQLNKINIPRCYLQELPNYNNIDVQLHTFVDASENGYAAVSYFRIFNGNKVVVSLIGSKTRVAPLKVVSIPRLELMAAVIGARFANTIIQNHSVNINRKVFWSDSQTVLSWIRSDHRKYHQFVAVRISEILDNSEINEWLWISGKNNVADEATKWAKKPDISDSSRWINGPEFLKFPENKWQFKITNLLQTELELKQHSLLIQSEELFINVERFSRWCRVLRTTAFVIRFCNRLKTKQIAGNDAELTQDELFKAELILLKQAQQQTFCNEIKCIQQNKNLPKTSFLYKLSPFIDNTGVLRVAGRIENADIPEEFKHPAILPKYCRITKLLILHYHNIYHHINHETVVNEIRQRYYIPKLRVVCKLVVRQCQMCKVKNVLPVFPQMAKLPRARLGAFQSPFTFTGLDFFGPLYVTVNRHKEKRYGALFTCLTIRAVHIEIVHTLNTSSCIMAIRNFTARRGQPREFFSDNGTNFVGADRELQEAFKEVNKNELVRNFTNSITKWNFNPPSAPHMGGAWERLVRSVKTVLYKIKHERCPCDETLKSMMAEVETIINSRPLTYVPVESENGEAITPNHFLLGSSNGIKPLATYDDDGVVLRECWLRCQQYADIFWRRWVTEYLPTLTCRSKWFEKAKPLAIGELVVVVDPANPRNVWPKGRIIEVYKSADGQVRKAKVMTTSGILERPAAKLAVLNVAQQME is encoded by the coding sequence ATGGGGCGCAATGAAAACCATTCTCAGCGAGTAAATTTGCACATTTCTGGcccaaataaaatcaaatatactTTACCAGTTCGCACGGTGAAACAACTATCTTTGCCCAGCCAAagcattaattataaaaatttgtgtaaCCAATATCCACATCTTAAAGGTTTACCTATAAATGATTTTACAAATGCTGAACCAAGTGTTTTATTAGGCATAAATAATTTGAAGTTTTGTATACCAACACGAGTAAAAGAAGGTAAAAATAATGAGCCCATTGCTATTCGTACACGCCTCGGGTGGCTTTTATGTGGTAACTCGAATATTgaccaaacaaaacaaattgaatataattttcatacatGTGAATGCGATtgccaaaatgaaaataaacttaattatttaataaaacagttTTATTCTCTTGAGATGGCTGGTATTACTAATACAACTTCTATGATTGGTAAAGATGACCAAAAAGCAATCGATTTATTAGAAAAACATACTAAACAAATATCCAATGGCCATTATGAAACAGCTTTACTGTGGCGATATAATAATGTCAAATTACCCCAAAGCTTTGATATGGCTAAGAAAAGATTACTGTGCCTTGAGAAATCTTTGAAAAACAATAGAGAATTatttgatatatttaaaaaaacaattacagaatatttaaataaaggaTATATAACAAAAGTCAAGCAAAACTATAATGATGAAAAAATAGATCAAAATGTGTGGTATTTGCCAATCTTTCCTgtgttcaataaaaataaaccgaATAAAACCAGAATAGTATGGGACGCAGCAGCAAAATCGAATGGTGtttcattaaataattttctgctCAAAGGTCCTGACATGTTGGCGTCGCTTCCATCTATTCTATTTCGATTCCGTCAAAGAAAAGTAGCTGTATGCGGTGATATAGAACAAATGTTTCATCAGATTTTTATTCGCAAAGAAGATCGTAATGTACAGCGGTTTTTGTGGCGCAGTTGTGATGAAAATAAAGAACCAGATGTGTACATTATGAATGTGTTGATTTTTGGAGCATCATGTGCACCTTGTATATCACAATACGTAAAAAACCTAAATgcgtcaaaatttgaaaataaatatcctGAAGCCGCTGCTGCCATAAAAGATAATCACTATGTAGATGATTTTTTAGCTTCGACGGATAGTATAGAAGAAGCCAGTAAACTAGCAAAAGATGTTAGATACATCCATAGTCAAGCCGGTTTTAACATTAGAAATTGGTGTTCTAATAGCAACATTGTATTACAAGATTTAAATTCAAAGAAATCCACCAATAATATTTGCCTAAATATTAGCGATGGCCTTGATACAGAAAAAGTGCTTGGCGTATTCTGGGTTCCCGTTGACGATATGATAACATTTAAACTTTCATTATCAATTCTAAATAGTGACATTTTCCTCGGGAAAAAACAGCCAACAAAACGAgaagttttaagaattttaatgaGTATATACGACCCCCTAGGTCTAATTGGAAATGTTCTTATGTACTTAAAGATTGTTCTACAGGAAGTATGGAGAAGTGGTGTAGAATGGGATGAACCCATTTTAGAAGAGCAACACATTAAATGGAAAAACTGGATAACATTTTTACcacaattaaacaaaattaatatacccCGTTGCTATCTTCAAGAATTACCAAATTACAACAACATTGACGTTCAGTTACACACATTCGTTGATGCTAGCGAAAATGGCTATGCTGCTGTGTCGTATTTTAGAATCTTTAATGGTAATAAAGTTGTCGTATCATTAATTGGGTCGAAAACTAGAGTCGCACCATTGAAAGTAGTTTCAATACCACGATTAGAACTGATGGCGGCTGTAATTGGTGCCCGATTTGCCAATACCATTATTCAAAATCATTCTGTCAATATTAATCGAAAGGTATTTTGGTCAGATTCGCAAACTGTCTTGAGTTGGATACGCTCAGACCACCGAAAATATCATCAGTTTGTTGCCGTACGAATAAGCGAGATTTTAGACAATTCCGAGATAAACGAATGGTTATGGATATCTGGGAAAAATAATGTGGCTGATGAAGCAACTAAGTGGGCGAAGAAACCAGATATATCAGATTCTAGTCGCTGGATTAATGGTCcagaatttcttaaatttcctgAAAATAAATggcaatttaaaattacaaatttattacaaacagAACTGGAATTGAAACAACATAGTCTGCTTATACAAAGTGAAGAACTATTTATTAACGTTGAACGCTTTTCTCGCTGGTGTAGAGTTTTACGAACGACTGCATTTGTAATTCGCTTTTGTAATCGTCtgaaaaccaaacaaatagCTGGAAATGATGCGGAGTTAACACAAGATGAATTATTCAAGGCcgaattaattttattgaaacaaGCTCAACAACAAACGTTTTGTAATGAAATAAAGTGTATTCAACAGaacaaaaatttaccaaaaactagttttttatataaactatctCCATTTATTGATAATACTGGTGTACTTCGTGTGGCTGGAAGGATTGAAAATGCAGACATACCTGAAGAATTTAAGCATCCAGCTATTTTACCAAAATATTGTCGCATTACAAAACTACTAATATTGCACTACCATAATATTTACCATCACATTAACCACGAGACCGTCGTAAATGAAATACGGCAAAGATATTATATCCCAAAACTAAGAGTTGTTTGTAAACTTGTTGTACGACAATGCCAGATGTGTAAAGTGAAAAATGTTTTGCCAGTGTTTCCTCAAATGGCTAAGTTGCCCAGAGCTCGCCTTGGTGCCTTTCAGTCGCCTTTCACTTTTACGGGTCTGGATTTTTTTGGTCCCCTATATGTTACAGTGAATCGCCATAAGGAAAAAAGATATGGCGCTTTATTTACATGCCTGACAATTAGAGCTGTCCACATTGAAATTGTCCATACTCTCAACACAAGCTCATGTATTATGGCGATCCGTAATTTTACTGCACGTCGAGGACAACCAAGAGAATTTTTCAGCGATAATGGGACAAACTTTGTGGGGGCTGATCGTGAATTACAGGAAGCATTCAAGGAGGTGAACAAAAATGAATTGGTTCGTAACTTTACCAATTCAATTACAAAGTGGAATTTTAACCCACCATCTGCCCCCCATATGGGCGGGGCCTGGGAACGTTTGGTCCGTTCTGTAAAAACggtcctttacaaaataaaacatgaaaGGTGCCCATGTGATGAAACGTTAAAAAGTATGATGGCTGAGGTGGAAACCATTATTAACTCCCGACCATTAACTTATGTTCCAGTTGAAAGCGAAAATGGAGAAGCCATAACACCTAATCACTTTCTTTTGGGAAGTTCAAATGGCATTAAGCCTCTTGCTACATATGATGATGACGGTGTTGTTTTGCGAGAATGTTGGTTACGTTGTCAGCAGTATGCAGATATATTTTGGAGAAGATGGGTGACCGAATATTTGCCAACATTAACTTGCAGATCGAAGTGGTTCGAGAAAGCTAAACCATTAGCTATTGGCGAATTGGTGGTAGTGGTTGACCCTGCAAATCCAAGGAATGTGTGGCCCAAAGGACGAATCATAGAAGTATACAAGTCTGCAGATGGTCAAGTACGTAAAGCTAAAGTCATGACGACGTCTGGTATTTTAGAGAGACCTGCAGCTAAACTGGCAGTTTTGAACGTGGCTCAGCAAATGGAGTAA